A single Myxocyprinus asiaticus isolate MX2 ecotype Aquarium Trade chromosome 50, UBuf_Myxa_2, whole genome shotgun sequence DNA region contains:
- the yju2b gene encoding probable splicing factor YJU2B has product MGERKGVNKYYPPDFDPAKHGSINGYWKTHPLRERARKLSQGILIIRFEMPYNIWCDGCNNHIGMGVRYNAEKKKVGNYYTTPIYRFRMKCHLCVNYIEMQTDPATCDYVIVSGAQRKEERWDMAENEQILTTEHSEKEKLETDPMYKLDHGGKDKEKLRAAIPSLTELQEHQSGWKDDFQINSTLRRKFRNEKKVKAEEEEKDNAVRQRTGLSIPLLPEKEEDKKLASLLTFQSPDSYEDRQHTKRQQISSRSWFSSPSSAAGSAAGNLLQKLGQQGRGAAVAKALGSSTPISHILVRRKSEGGKTENGNNTNSLCAKSCPDVNLANMDTEECNDTNKFRTQHALFPLTNSGDESKDIKTQNCITETYRGSTSEHCGKEEKNGTGLCSGKSLVADYSDSDSGSEV; this is encoded by the exons ATG GGTGAGAGAAAAGGAGTGAACAAGTACTACCCTCCGGATTTCGATCCAGCCAAG CATGGCTCGATCAATGGCTACTGGAAAACCCACCCGCTTCGGGAACGAGCCCGGAAACTGTCTCAGGGCATCCTCATCATCCG ATTTGAGATGCCCTATAATATTTGGTGTGATGGCTGTAACAATCACATAGGCATGG GGGTCCGATACAATGCAGAGAAGAAGAAAGTGGGGAATTACTACACAACTCCAATATACAG GTTCAGGATGAAGTGCCACTTATGTGTGAACTACATAGAGATGCAGACAGATCCAGCCACCTGTGATTATGTCATTGTAAGTGGAGCCCAGAGGAAAGAGGAGAGATGGGATATGGCTGAGAATGAGCAGATTCTCACTACTG AgcacagtgagaaagagaagctggagACGGATCCCATGTATAAATTAGATCATGGGGGAAAAGATAAGGAGAAGCTACGTGCCGCCATACCATCTCTCACTGAGCTTCAAGAGCACCAGTCCGGCTGGAAAGACGACTTTCAAATCAACAGCACACTCCGCAGGAAGTTTAGG AAtgagaagaaagtgaaagctgaggAGGAGGAAAAAGACAACGCAGTGCGACAGAGGACTGGTCTGTCCATCCCTTTGTTACCGGAGAAAGAAGAGGATAAGAAGCTAGCCTCACTGCTCACCTTCCAGAGCCCAGACT CATATGAAGACCGACAGCACACAAAAAGGCAACAGATATCATCTCGTTCTTGGTTTAGTAGCCCCTCCTCAGCAGCAGGGAGCGCCGCTGGAAACCTCTTGCAGAAGTTAGGCCAGCAGGGTCGAGGAGCAGCTGTTGCCAAAGCACTCGGCTCTTCTACGCCTATTTCTCACATCCTTGTACGCAGGAAGTCAGAGGGAGGCAAGACTGAAAATGGCAATAATACAAACTCATTGTGTGCTAAATCTTGCCCTGATGTAAACTTAGCCAATATGGACACTGAAGAGTGCAACGACACAAACAAATTCAGAACCCAACACGCTCTCTTTCCTCTCACAAATTCGGGGGATGAGAGTAAGGACATAAAAACTCAAAACTGCATTACAGAGACATACAGAGGAAGCACATCAGAACATTGTGGGAAAGAGGAGAAAAATGGTACTGGTTTATGTTCTGGAAAGTCTCTGGTTGCAGATTACAGTGACTCAGACTCTGGCAGTGAGGTCTGA